GAAAATATTGGTGAAAATCCGAGCTTTACAGCCTTCCGAAGTCCACTAGTGTTGCCACCATGGAACAGTCCACACACATACTCCTACTCCCCGATGACTGTCTATACTTCATTTTCCAGAGGCTCGACTCCAGCTCTGACCGTGACGCATTTGGCCTGACTTGTCGCCGCTGGCTCCGTATCCAGAGTTCGTGCCGTAGGTCTTTACATTTTCAATGCTCGTTCTCTCATCGAACGCCTGCCTCACTACCTCAAGATCCGATCAGTATAGGTTACCTCCATTTGTATCGGGTGCTCAACCGTTACCCTCGTCTGCATTCGCTTTCCTTGTGTGGCTGCACTGAGCTCCCGGATTCCGGTCTCGCCTTGTTGATGGATTATGGACCGAGGTTGACAAGCTTACGCCTAGATTGTTGCTTTGGCATCTCAGACGACGGTCTCTTCTCCGTTGCCCGGGGGTGCCCTAGTCTGACCGATCTTAGCCTCTACCGCTGCAATATAACCGACACCGGCTTGAAAGCCTTGTCCGAGTCTTGCTTGGCCTTGGAAGATGTGAACCTCTCATATTGCTCGCGTGTAACTGATGCCGGCATCAGGGCTCTCTCTCGGAACTGTCGTCGCCTCCGAGCCGTCAACATATCTCACTGCAGAGGCATAAACGGAACCGGCTTTGAAGGGTGCTCGCGTAGTCTAGCATATCTTGAAGCCGATTCTTGCAAGCTCGACCCGAAGGGGATCCGGGCTATGTTGAGCGGAGGCGGGCTTGAGTATCTCGACATTTCCAACCTCACCTGGTGCATCCAAGGTCACGGCTTTGCAGCCCTCGACACAAGGCTTGCCTCCAAGCTGACCGTGCTCAACTTTCGGGTTTGTAGGCACATAGATGATGAGAGTGTCGCGAGGATTGCGCGGGGCTGCCCGTCGCTGAGGGAGTGGAACTTGGCCCTTTGCCATGAGATCAGCGTGGTGGGCTGGGAGTCGATCGCGATGTACTGTTGTGCGTTGGAGCGGCTGCATGTGAACCGGTGCCGGAACCTTTGTGACCGAGGGCTGCAGGCGTTGAGAGAGGGTTGTGGTCGGCTGCGCAAGCTGCACCTAGGCCGCTGCTGCCGGGTGAGCTCGACGGCTATTGAGGTTTTCAAGCTGTTGAGAGGGGATGTGGTTGTCTCAGATGAGGAAGTTATGTGCATTGCGCCTCGTTGAGTATTCTAACTCTTCTGCTTGGAAAATTTGCACATTTGTTGGAAAATATTTATTGGGGTTTATAATTATATTCAaccttttattttcttatataaTGCATGTTATGAAAAGAATTGATTTCTAAGATTTCTTTTCTTTCTGACAAATTACAGTATTGATATTGTTGTGAAATTAAGAGCACCCATAACGGTCAGCCAGTTGGGGTGCTGTCCCGTCTCACCGGGAGGGGATGGCGACTGGTTGCCGTTGCAGGTGTCTCGTCCCTGAGGGCCTCCCGCGATGAGGGGCTGAGCCCTTACTTGCGGGACACGCCAAGGCCACATGGCTCTCATTGGTCGCACGGTGACGCACACTCGCTTTCTCCGTGATTGGGCGTCGATTTGGCTgcttaaaatttgatttttttttattttttacaaaaatggtaaaataaaataaaattaatttatcattCAATATTTTCCAAAATCATCTACAAATACCTCATTCATCACACAATTTTTTTCACACTAAAAAAACTATATCTCACTCATTTTTCTCTCTAAaagttttcatttcaattttaactataattttaaattaattactccataatttttaatttttaagaatttgtaatataattttttatttttaatgaagttttatcaataaaatatttttgtgttaatGACCTTTTTAaattatagaaataaaatagtgGAACTCATAAATAGTGAATGGAAAAGACGAAAGGTATGAATAGTTGCAAGTTTTGTTTCTTAAATAGGGGAAGAGGTAAAAAGTGATGTGTGACCCTGAAAAGTTAAGGGACGGAATAGATAAGTGAGTAtcgttgttgttgttgatgCCCTAAGGCCGATGTGATCGAAAAATGACTTAAAAGTTGTTATCAAACAATTAACTAGAAAGAATTTAGTAAACAATATAGCACgtcaacaattttttttatttgatctttTGTTCTTGTTTACTTATGTGGAACCTTATACTAATAAactttatattaataataatagactCTGCAATGCAGATCTAGAGCCATACTCTTCATATCTGTATTAGTTTTTTCTACTAATTTATTAATTGGAATAGTATTTACTAGCACTTCGTACTTTTTAAAGCAAAATGTTTctctaattataaaaatatacaatTGCTAATAGACTTAATGATATTTTCATAGTTAAAAGTAGAATTTATATGTTTCttgttttatttcatcaatATCACACTATTTGTTGTTTAGTGGGGATACAATTATCTCTAATCATATCGAAGAGGAGAGCCAAGAATCTTCAACTTTTGCTACATTAACCCTCCAAAAAAATAGAACTCAAACATAGTTTGCGAACAATCTGATCACAGTGAAATTGAAGAGTGTTACATGGTcaagaaaaaacaaattttcAGATATCACTATAGAAACTGAACAGGCTCCGCCGCTTGAGATATGAGATGCAGCTTAGAAGCTGAACAGTGTCTTTATAGGAGAGAATTTTACTCCACAACTTTGTATACTTACATAGATGCATTACCTAGCATCACCCCATACGCTATCCCAACCACCACTTGGTGCGGCCTTGGGGCCCTCGATGTAGTTCGGATTTCCTGGCATGTTGTGAGGTCCCGGTAAACCTTCAGCGCCTGGTGAGTGGACTCTCTTGGGTTTTGTTCGGACTCCTAATATTCTAAGAACAAATCTTGCAAGCTCTCCATATAGCATTCCGGACCTATCAAATAGCTACAGAACCATCGGGAATTAATATGCGTGGGAACACATTTTGCAAGATATTACTATCTaattcattttttctctctcacaATTTTAGAAACTGAAATGGACACGAGTGGAAGCAGATACCTGAAGAAGGGCAGACATGAACATATGGAAAGCTTGAGTATTCTGGTCAATCAGAATTGCCACCC
This genomic interval from Salvia splendens isolate huo1 chromosome 13, SspV2, whole genome shotgun sequence contains the following:
- the LOC121762529 gene encoding F-box/LRR-repeat protein 12-like, which gives rise to MEQSTHILLLPDDCLYFIFQRLDSSSDRDAFGLTCRRWLRIQSSCRRSLHFQCSFSHRTPASLPQDPISIGYLHLYRVLNRYPRLHSLSLCGCTELPDSGLALLMDYGPRLTSLRLDCCFGISDDGLFSVARGCPSLTDLSLYRCNITDTGLKALSESCLALEDVNLSYCSRVTDAGIRALSRNCRRLRAVNISHCRGINGTGFEGCSRSLAYLEADSCKLDPKGIRAMLSGGGLEYLDISNLTWCIQGHGFAALDTRLASKLTVLNFRVCRHIDDESVARIARGCPSLREWNLALCHEISVVGWESIAMYCCALERLHVNRCRNLCDRGLQALREGCGRLRKLHLGRCCRVSSTAIEVFKLLRGDVVVSDEEVMCIAPR